TGGGCTTGCAGGCGCGATTGATGTCTCAGGCATTACGCAAACTAACCGGAACGGTCAGCAAATCTAACACCTGCGTTATTTTCATCAACCAGATTCGCGAAAAATTAGGCGTGATGTTTGGCAATCCCGAAACCACCACCGGCGGCCGTGCGCTGAAGTTTTACACATCCATCCGCCTGGACATCCGCCGCATTGCAACCATTAAGGTGGGCAATGAAATGGTAGGCAACCGGACGCGCGTTAAAGTGGTCAAAAACAAGATGGCCCCGCCCTTCCGCGAAGCCGAGTTCGACATCATGTACGATCAGGGTATCTCTAAAGAAGGCGATGTGCTGGACAAAGCGGTGGAATTCCGCATCGTGCAAAAATCGGGCACCTGGTTCTCTTACAACGACCTGCGCCTTGGGCAGGGCAGGGAAAATGTAAAGGCCTTTTTGAAAGAAAACCCCGAAGTCTTTCAGGAAATTGAAAAACAGGTGCGCATGAAAGTCGGCCTGGAAAAAGACGAAGCCGAAGCAGACGCCCAGGGAAAAAACGTTAAACAGGAAAAATAAGACACATATTTAGCTCCCCGCTAAGCCTGTTTTGCGGGGAGTTGTTTTTTACAGCTATGCAAATAACCAGAATCGAACGCGCTTCAAAAAGCAAACCGCACTACCATCTTTACGCAGACGATGCGCTCCTGATGACCGTTACCGAAGAGACGCTTTTACACTTCCGCATTCATAAAGGTCTTACGCTCAGCGACGCCCTGCAAGAAGAGATCTTTGCCCATGACCAGTTGCAGCGTTGCCTTGAGCAGGCTTATCGCTACTTGAGCCGCCGCAGTCATTTTCGCAAGGAGCTGGCGCGCAAATTGACCACCAAAGGCTACCCGCCGCACGTCATCGAACAGGCGCTCGATTATCTTGACCAGAAAGGTTATTTGAATGATCACGACCTGATGTTCCAGTTTATTCACGACGCCATCCGTCTGAAACAATACGGCCCGCACCTGATCAAACGCAAATTATTTGAGCGCGGTCTTGACAGCGAGGAAATCGACGCGGCGTTGGAGTCGGCCTACCCTCCGGAATTGCAGGCCGCTACCTGCCAGCGGCTGGCTATTAAAAAATGGAAGTCGCTGCAAGGTCTGGAACCTTCCAGAGGGCGGCAAAAACTATTCGCCTTTTTACAGCAACGCGGCTTTAACAGTGAAAACATTCAACCAGTGATTGAAAATCTGTTTGAAGATTAAGCATACGCAGCACGCGTCTTCCCCTTCCTGCTTCCTGCCTACTGTTTACTGTGTCAAGTCCATCCATCAAACGGCGTTGCATTTTATTTTCTGAAAAGCCATAAAATAAAAGAAACGATCACGCTTAAAAGCAGCATGGTAGTAATGGGAAAGTAAAGCTTAAAATTGGGCTTATCGATGTAAATATCGCCGGGCAGGCGGCCGATGGGCAGTTTGCTCAGGTACGGCCAGACAAAGCTAAGGATAATCAGCAGCACGCCCAGGTACAGCAGAATTTTTTGCCAGGCGCTCATTCCTGCCTCCTACAAATTCAATTCTTTTTTCAACCGTGAAATCAAATCCGGAAAAAAGAGCGGTTTGGCAATAAACCGATCGCGATGTTTTGTTAAATGCTCGTCAAAGCCCACGGCATGGGCCGAAACAAACAGTACAGGAATGTTTTTGTAAGCTTCTTGCGTTTGCAGCCAGTCGTAAAATTGCAAACCGTTTTCGCCGGGCAGCCCCACGTCGGTGATGATTAAATCGATCTTATTTTTTTCCAGCACCTTCCTCGCTTTTTGCGTATCGCCACAGCCGTGCACAATAAAGCCCTCTTTTTCCATGAATAATTTAGCCAGGATCAACGTTTGTGTATCATCATCTACAAATAAAATGGATGCCACGATCTTTCCTTATTTAAGTTACAATGTTCTGTTTTAAAAATGCTGACCGCTTGAAATTTTAATATAGTCACTTTTTAGCATATATTTCAATCAAATTTTATTGGTAATAAACGTAAAAAGCTTATATATTTGGCAACTGATAAAAAAACGTGGAGAAAAGCGATGACAGCCAATGAAATACGACAACAGTTTATTGATTTTTTTATTTCCAAAGGACATACATTTGTGCCCAGCGCACCGGTTATTCCGCAGGACGACCCCACCCTGCTGTTCACCAATGCCGGCATGAATCAGTTTAAAGATATCTTTCTGGGTAAAGGAAAACGCGAGTACACGCGCGCCGTCAATTCGCAAAAGTGCATCCGCGTCAGCGGCAAACACAACGACCTGGAAGAAGTGGGACGCGATACCTACCACCACACCTTTTTCGAAATGCTGGGCAACTGGTCATTTGGAGATTACTACAAAAAAGAAGCCATCCAATGGGCCTGGGAACTGTTAACCGAAGTCTGGAAGCTACCCAAAGAAAAATTGTTCGCCACCGTGCACCACACCGACGACGAAGCGGCTGAGTTGTGGAAAAGCGTAACAGATATCGCGCCGCAGCGCATTCTGAAGTTTGGCGATAAAGACAATTTCTGGGAAATGGGCCCCGTTGGTCCCTGCGGCCCCTGTTCGGAAATTCATATCGATCTGGGAGAAGAATTTTGTGATTTAAAGGGCCAGGAGCACACCTGCGGAGTAAACGGCGACTGCGGCCGGTACATCGAATTGTGGAATCTGGTCTTTATTCAATTTAATCGCGACGAAAACGGTACGCTGCATCCTCTGCCGGCCAGGCACGTGGACACGGGCGCCGGGTTTGAAAGACTGGTCGCCGTTTTGCAGGGCAAAACCTCCAATTACGATACCGATGTGTTTATGCCCATTTTAGAGGCCATTGGCAAGATGGTCGGCCAGGATTACCGCCAGTCTGATGAACAAATGGCCTTCCGCGTCATTGCCGACCATATTCGCATGCTGACCTTCTCCATCGCCGATGGCGGCATGCCTTCCAATGAGGGACGCGGGTACGTCATGCGGCGCATTTTGCGTCGCGCCGCGCGATACGGCCGCAACCTGAATATGCGCGAGCCCTTTATGTACAAACTGGTGCCCACCGTGGTGCAAATGATGGGCGACGTTTACCCCGAAATCCGTGAACGACAGGAACACATCATGGCCGTCATCCGGGCCGAAGAAGAACGCTTTAACCTGACGCTTGACCGCGGCCTGGAAATTTTTGAAAAAATCAAAGAAGACCTTAAAAGCCGGGGCGAAGCGGTCATTCCCGGCTACGAAGTCTTTCGCCTTTACGACACCTTTGGATTTCCCGTGGACTTAACGCGCATTCTGGCCGAGGAAAACGGTTTGACGCTGGATATGGCCGGCTTTGAAGAACACATGGAAGCCCAGCGCAAACTGGCGCGCGAATCTTCCAAATTTGTAATGACCGAAGGCGAACAACAATGGATCGTTTTAAATGAAGGCGCCGATTCGCGCTTTGTGGGATACGACGAACTGGCCATTGAAACGCACATCATGCGCTACCGATTAAGCGAAAAACATCTTCAGGTCATCTTAAAAGAGACGCCCTTTTACGCCGAATCCGGCGGACAGGTGGGCGACAAAGGTACCATCAAAGGCGAAAATTTCACTCTTAAAGTGCTGGACACCAAAAAAGAGGGCGATCACATCGTTCATTTTTGTGAACCCGTCACAGATTTTAAACCGGCATCGGACAAAGTGCTGGCCGAGGTCACCTCTTCTGAACGACGGAGTACGCAAAAGAATCATACGGCCACCCATTTGCTGCACGCAGCCTTACGTAAGGTGCTCGGCGCGCACGTTACGCAGGCCGGTTCCCTGGTTGAGCCCAACCGCCTGCGCTTTGACTTTAACCACTACGATCGCCTGAGCGAAGAACAGATCCGCGAGATCGAACGAATCGTCAACCGCAAAATTCAGCAGAACATTCCTTTGCAAATTGCTTACGAAAAGTTCAGCGAAGCCAAAAAGAAAGGCGCCATGGCCCTTTTTGGCGAAAAATACGGCGATCTTGTTCGCACCATTAAAATCGACGATTTTAGCTTTGAATTGTGCGGCGGCACGCACGTAAAAGCCACTGGCGAAATCGGCGTGTTCATCATACTTTACGAAGCGGGCATCGCCGCCGGCATTCGACGCATTGAAGCGCTTACCGGCGAAAAAGCGGTAGAATACATCCAGCAGAAAAAACAGATTTTGCATCAGCTGAACGAACTGCTTAACGCCACCGACGAAGAGCTGACGCCCAAAGTGGAACAATTGCTCAATGAAAAACGCCATCTGGAAAAAGAGTTGCAAAAGGCGCGGACGGCCAATCTTCAGGCCGGTGTGGAAGATCTTTTGGCAAAGGCCCAAAAGGTTAACGACATCAATTTATTGGTTCATGAATTCACCGATACAGAAATGGATGCTTTAAAATCGCTGGGCGACAAACTGCGCGAAAAATCAAAAAATCTGGTGGCCCTGCTTCTCACCGAAAAGGATCAAAAGCTGAATATGGTTTGCGTGGTGAGCGACGATCTGATCCAGAGCAAAAAATTACACGCCGGAAATCTGGTGCGTGAGGTGGCCAAACAGGTAGGTGGCGGCGGCGGCGGACGCCCGCATCTGGCAACGGCCGGCGGAAAGCAGATAGAAAACAAACAAAAAGCCATCGAACTTCTGAAAAAACGATTGGCTGAACTGTAAACGCCATTGCCGGACATTTTTACGATAAAATTTCAGCAACCTATTCGGGGCTATGGGCTATTTCTGTCAACGTATTACGTTGAACCTGTGCGCCTATCTGGCGTTGAATTTTAATGCATCTCAAAAAGCTCCGGTTGCGCTAAAACGCGAAAAAGGGACACCCGATGGGCAACGTTGCTCAACGCAAAGAGTTTGCGGATCAGGGCATCCGTAAACTCTTTTTTAATATTCCGGCGATCTTTTAAAGATCAGCCCTGGTTCGGACGATTAGTGTAACAATTTATGAACGCAAAACCATTTAAACGGAACAGGGGAATTTCTATGACCAAAAGCAGACGCATACTTGTAACCGGAGGCGCCGGCTACATCGGTAGCCACCTGGTGCACGACCTGATTGAAGCCGGCCACCAGGTCGTTGTACTGGACAACCTGTCGCTGGGCCGCAAAGAAAACCTGCCGCCGCAGGCGCAATTAATCGTTGGCGACATTCACAACGAAAGCGATCTGGAGCGGGCCTTTTCGCAGCCGGTGGAAGTCGTTTTTCATTTTGCCGCCTGGAAGGCAGCCGGCGAATCGATGACCAACCCTACTAAATATGCGCAAAATAATATCTGCGGCTCTCTCCAACTAATTGACGCCTGCGTTAAGCACCAGGTGCGTTATTTTGTCTTCTCCTCTTCTGCCGCCGTGTACGGTGATCCGCAATATCTGCCGGTCGATGAAAAACATCCCACACAACCGGTTAATTACTACGGCTACACCAAATTAGCCATCGAAGAAAATTTGCGCTGGTACAGTCAGCTAAAAGGATTGTACTACGCGGCGCTGCGTTATTTTAATGCCACCGGCTACGACATTAAAGGCCGCGTAAAAGGCAGAGAAAAAAATCCGGCCAATCTCTCCCCGGTGGTCATGGAAACACTGGCCGGCGAACGCCCCATCATGCAGGTCTTTGGCAACGATTACCCCACGCCGGACGGCACCGGCGTCCGCGACTACATTCATGTCAACGATCTGGCGTCGGCGCACATTCTGGCCATGGAATACCTGCTGCAAAACAACAAAAATCTGACGGTCAATCTGGGTACCGGCAGAGGACACAGCGTGCTGGAGGTCATCCGCGCCGCTGAAGAAGTGACAGGTAAAAAGGTAAACTATCAAATCGTTGACCGCCGCCCGGGCGATCCGCCGGAGTTAGTGGCCAGTTGCGACCTGGCCTATGAATTGCTGGGCTGGAAGGCTCAATATTCGGATTTAAAAACCATCTTTAAATCGATGATGCCGGTTTATTTAGTTGAATAGTTGAATGGTTGAATGGCCACCGGCCTGTCATTCTGAACGGAGCGTAAGCGGAGAGAAGAATCCACACCGTTCGACGGACATTTCTATTCCAGCTACTGGCCAGGGGTTAAGAGTGTAAAATTTAAATGGTTCAATGAAAGCTTTAATGCTTTTCATCGTAAGATAAAAACGCCTGACGAGCCTACGACTTTCTGTTTCCTTCTCCCTGACTTTTATTCTGGGAGAAGGGGCGCAAGAGGTGAGGGCTATTGCGGAAAATTACTATCAAAATTTAGAACAGCGCATCTTTTAAAATTTTTTTCAACATCTCCCGGGCGCGGAAAATACGCGCCTTTACCGTGCCCAGAGGCAGGTTAAGGATTTCGGCGATTTCTTCGTAACTTTTTTCTTCATGATGGCGCAAAATGATGGCCATGCGGTATTTATCGGGCAGTTGTTCAATGGCCTGTTTGATGATGTTCGACTTTTCCCCGTCCACCATTTTTTTATCCACGGTAGGATCGCTATCGGCATATTCATGGGCAATTTCATCGTCTTTGTATTTGATGGGCTCGTCCATGGAGTAAGTAACCAGTTTTCGTTTGCGAAAAAAATCGATGCAATGATTGGTTGCAATTTTAAAAAGCCATGTGGAAAAGGCGTATTCTTCATTAAAAGAATTAATCGAATTATAGGCCTTGATAAACGTTTCCTGAGTTAAGTCTTCGGCTTCCTGTCGATTGTGCACCATGCGCAAAATGATATTGAATACGGCGTCGTGGTACATTTCCATCAATTGATCATAGGCCCTACCGTCGCCTGCTTTGGCCTTTTTTACCAGTTCGTAATCCGCGCGTTTTTTCTTTTGTACCATTTGTATTAACCAATCATTCCCGGCTTAAAATCACACTGCCAATTAAAATACAATTTTTTTGCAAAGAAAACCAATCAAAAGAAAGACAACTTGCGAAAAATAATTTTAGTTCGAATCCAGGGCAGCGCAACCGCAACTAAAAACGAACCACCAAGAGCGCAAAGATTTTTTTTCGCAAACCCTCCTGTCCAGCGTCAGCTGAAAAGGGAACGCCAGGATCGAAAAGAAGAAATAGAACGGTATCTCAACATGTAAGACGAAAACTAAGCAAACCGGCACAATTTACGGGAGTGTCTCAAAAGCGAAATTAAATGTATATTTATTTAAATTCATGGTAAATCTTACATTAGCCCTCACCCCCTGTCCCCCTCTCCCGAAAATCGGGAGAGGGGGAATTAAAGGGGGTGAGGGAAAGAAGAAAGTTATAAAAATACATTATCTTTGACTTTTGGGACAGCCCCCGGGGGATGAGTTTTTAAACCAGCCACGAAAAATTTTCAAATCCCGCCATGCCAGGACAGATCCTTCAAAGAAAGTTTTCTAATTCCAGCTCAAAATTAAGGAGCAAGAGCCTTTAAAAAACACTTTACAGATAAATGTTAATTCATTAAGTTAACCAGCTAATACTCGTAATTAAAAATGGTTGGATTTAAAATTAGTAAAGGATCGGGTTTATGAACAACGTTTTACTCCTTGGCGCCGGCATGGTATCTCGCCCTTTAGTTCGTTACCTGCTTGAAAAAACAAATGTTAATTTAAAAGTAGCTTCTCTTGAATTTGGCAATGTGCGGCAGTTGATAGAAAGTCATCCGCGCGCCTCTTTGCAAAAACTGGATGTGAACGATCGGCAGGCCTTGCGTCAGGTTATTTCCGAAGCGGATGTGGTTATCAGCCTTTTGCCATGGATTCACCACATGAAGGTTGCCAATCTCTGCCTGGAACTCAATAAGCATCTGGTTACCAGTTCCTATGTTAAACCGGAAATGCGGGCGCTGGATGCCGAAGTCAAAAAACGCGGTTTGATTTTTTTGAACGAGATGGGCGTCGATCCGGGCATCGATCACATGGCCGCCATGAAAGTCATCAACAATGTTAAAAATCGGGGCGGAAAGATCATCAGTTTTTACTCCTATTGTGGCGGATTGCCTGCTCCGCAAAACAACAACAACCCGCTGGGCTACAAATTTTCCTGGAGTCCGGTTGGCGTGATGCTGGCCGCCTTAAGCTATGGTCAATATCTAAAAGACGGCAAAGTGGTTAAAGTGGCCAGCGAACAATTGTTTGAGCACTACTGGTTTTTAGATGTGCCGGGCGCAGGCACCTTTGAAGCCTACGTCAATCGAGACGCTTTGCCATACATGGAACTTTACGGCATTCAAGAAGCTCAATCCATGTTCCGGGGGACGCTGCGCAACGTTGGACACTGCGAAACGTGGAATTACTTCAAAAAATTGGGGCTGTTCAATCAGGAATTTAAAGTAGATTTTGCTAAAACAAGCGTCAAACAAGCCATCGCCAGATTGATTAACAGCGACGGTAAAAATCTGACAAAAGATATCGCGAATTTCTTAAACATCCCCGAATATTCCGTAACCCTCAAAAAACTGGAATGGCTGGGCCTTTTATCCGACGAAAAACTGCCCCTTGGAGAAGCGTCCATCTTTGACATGTTTGCCCATATTTTACAGCATAAACTGGTTTACGAAGAGGGCGAAGTGGATCTGCTTATCCAGCACCACGAATTTATCGCCGAATATCCTGACGGCAAACGAGAAAAATTAACATCAACATTGGTCGATACCGGCATCCCGCACGGCGATACCTCCATGGCGCGCACGGTTGGATTACCGGCGGCCATTGCCACACGCCTCATCGTGGAAGGTAAAATCAATCTAAAAGGCGTGCACATTCCCGTACTGCCCGACATTTACGAACCGATTCTGGCCGAACTGGAAGCGATGAACATTAAACTGGTTGAAAGATCAACCTGGTTATAAATTGTGCAGCCGGCCGATGGTTGCATTTTGATTGATAAACTTCGTATATTCAATTCCCGCATTATGCGGGAATTTTTCGTTTGAAATGAATTACAGTCGAGCTTACTTAACACGGAGAATCAAGATGAAAAGCATTCTTATCCGGGCGGAGGACAAAAACATCTATGAACGCAGAACGCCCATCGTGCCGCAAGACCTGGCGAAAATCTTAAAAAAACCCCCACCGATGCTTTCGTTGAAAAATCGGACAAACGTTTTTTTAAAGAACAGGAATATGAAGCTGTCGGCGCCAAAATTTGTCAGGGCATGGAGCCCGGAGACATTATTCTGGGCGTCAAGGAAATTCCCGTCAACAAATTACTGTCGGACAAAGTCTATCTCTTTTTCTCCCACACCATTAAGGGCCAGAAAGACAACATGCCCATGTTGCAAAAGATCATCGACAGCAAATCAACATTAATCGACTACGAAAGAATAACCGATGCGCAAGGGCGTCGCCTGGTCTTTTTTGGACGATTTGCCGGCGATGCGGGCGCCATCAATATTCTATGGCTCATGGGGCAAAACTGGCAGGCGCGCGAGCTACATACCCCGTTTGCCGAATGTAAACAGGCTTTGCATTATCACTCCGTTAAAGAAGCGCATGAACATGTTAAACAAATCGGCGAAAAAATTAAACAGCAGGGGCTGCCTCAGGAAATAAATCCGCTGATTATTGGCGTGCTTGGCTACGGCAATGTTTCAAAGGGGGCGCAGTACATCTTTGACGCTTTGCCCGTAGAACGCATCAACCCGGAACAACTAACCGAGTTTTTTAAAAAAGGAAACTTTGATGCGCACAAGGTCTATCTGACGATTTTTAAGGAAGAACACCTCGTGGAGCATAAACAGGGCAAAAGGTTTGAATTGCAAGATTACTATCAGAATCCGGGAAATTATCGCCCGGTTTTTGACCGGTATCTGCCCTACCTTTCCATCCTGGTTAACGCCATTTACTGGGAACCGCGTTATCCGCGCTTTGTGACCTGGGAATCCCTGGCGGCCTTAAAAAGCGCCGGAAAACTCCGCCTGCAGGGCATTGCCGACATCACCTGCGATGTTAACGGTTCCATCGAATGCAATGTAAAGGCCACCGATTCCGGCAGTCCGGCGTACCTGGTTCATCCCGAAACCCGAACGGTAACGGACGGGCATATCGGCGACGGCATTGTTCTACTGGCGGTCGATAATCTGCCTGCGGAATTGCCAAACGATTCTTCACGGTTTTTCAGCGAACAACTGTGGCCCTTTATTCCCGGAATCGTTACCGCCGATTTTGATCAGCCATTAGAAAAAAGCGGCCTGCCAGACGAAATTAAACGGGCGGTTATTGTTTACAAAGGAGAATTAACCGAAGCGTACCGCTACCTAATAGAACCCCTTGCCAGAGCGATGGGCGTCTAAAATCTTTCTGCTTGTTTGTCAATGAAAAGAAGGCGGCGATCGCCGGCCAGGCTCCTTATCTTGCAAAAAAGGCGAAAAGATTTTAAAAATCGGTTTTAAAAAAGAAAAAGTTATGGCGTGTAACAAGTTAAGTTGAATCTTATCCAATAATTATTTAAACTTTTAGGATTTTATTGAATTAAAATAAGTTTGCGGATTATCCAGTCCGCCATTATTTTGCAAAAAACCATCGACGATGGTTGGTTTTCGTTGAGAAATGAGTGAAACAATGGATACGGAACTTTTAAAAATAAACACCGGGGTGGTTAGCGATATTTTGATTCGCTTTTTGTCAGAAGAGATCAAAAAAATCGGTGTTAAGCGGGGCATACTGGGGCTTTCCGGCGGGGTGGACTCTTCGGTTGTGGCCTGTTTGCTGGCTCGCGCTCTGGGGCCCGAGAATGTGTACGCGCTGATTATGCCCTACCGCCTTAGCAATCCGGAAAGTCGGGCGCACGCCGAAATGCTGGCCCGGCAGCTAAAAATTAACTACTTTGTACGCGACATTTCGCCCATGGTTGATGCTTTTTTTGCCGAAGAAAGCGAAGCGGATCAGGTGCGGCGCGGCAACAAAATGGCCCGCGAACGCATGTGCCTTTTGTACGACTATTCCGCCAAATACCAGGCGCTGGTAATCGGCACCAGCAATAAAACCGAATTACTCTTAGGGTACGGCACCATTCATGGCGACCTGGCCAGCGCCATCAATCCCATTGGCGATCTTTACAAAACACACATCTGGCAACTGGCGGAGTATCTGGGCGTACCTCGCGAAATTATCGACAAACCGCCTTCTGCGGATTTGTGGGTGGGTCAGACCGATGAACAGGAACTGGGGTATACTTACCAGGAAATCGATCGTTTGCTGTATTACATGGTTGATTTGCGCTACTCCAATGAAATGCTGTTAGAATTAGGCTACACGCCTCAAACCATTAACGATATCTACCGACGCATGCAAAAAAGCCAGTTTAAACGCCGACCGCCGGTTATCGCTAAAGTTTCTTACCGCACCATTAATCAGGATTACCGCTATTCGAGAGATTGGGGCTTTTAAAAGTGGAACTCATTGAAAAGGGCGTTTTGTACATGGTTTCGACTCCCATTGGCAACCTGGCCGATAT
This sequence is a window from Caldithrix abyssi DSM 13497. Protein-coding genes within it:
- the alaS gene encoding alanine--tRNA ligase, with translation MTANEIRQQFIDFFISKGHTFVPSAPVIPQDDPTLLFTNAGMNQFKDIFLGKGKREYTRAVNSQKCIRVSGKHNDLEEVGRDTYHHTFFEMLGNWSFGDYYKKEAIQWAWELLTEVWKLPKEKLFATVHHTDDEAAELWKSVTDIAPQRILKFGDKDNFWEMGPVGPCGPCSEIHIDLGEEFCDLKGQEHTCGVNGDCGRYIELWNLVFIQFNRDENGTLHPLPARHVDTGAGFERLVAVLQGKTSNYDTDVFMPILEAIGKMVGQDYRQSDEQMAFRVIADHIRMLTFSIADGGMPSNEGRGYVMRRILRRAARYGRNLNMREPFMYKLVPTVVQMMGDVYPEIRERQEHIMAVIRAEEERFNLTLDRGLEIFEKIKEDLKSRGEAVIPGYEVFRLYDTFGFPVDLTRILAEENGLTLDMAGFEEHMEAQRKLARESSKFVMTEGEQQWIVLNEGADSRFVGYDELAIETHIMRYRLSEKHLQVILKETPFYAESGGQVGDKGTIKGENFTLKVLDTKKEGDHIVHFCEPVTDFKPASDKVLAEVTSSERRSTQKNHTATHLLHAALRKVLGAHVTQAGSLVEPNRLRFDFNHYDRLSEEQIREIERIVNRKIQQNIPLQIAYEKFSEAKKKGAMALFGEKYGDLVRTIKIDDFSFELCGGTHVKATGEIGVFIILYEAGIAAGIRRIEALTGEKAVEYIQQKKQILHQLNELLNATDEELTPKVEQLLNEKRHLEKELQKARTANLQAGVEDLLAKAQKVNDINLLVHEFTDTEMDALKSLGDKLREKSKNLVALLLTEKDQKLNMVCVVSDDLIQSKKLHAGNLVREVAKQVGGGGGGRPHLATAGGKQIENKQKAIELLKKRLAEL
- the galE gene encoding UDP-glucose 4-epimerase GalE, whose translation is MTKSRRILVTGGAGYIGSHLVHDLIEAGHQVVVLDNLSLGRKENLPPQAQLIVGDIHNESDLERAFSQPVEVVFHFAAWKAAGESMTNPTKYAQNNICGSLQLIDACVKHQVRYFVFSSSAAVYGDPQYLPVDEKHPTQPVNYYGYTKLAIEENLRWYSQLKGLYYAALRYFNATGYDIKGRVKGREKNPANLSPVVMETLAGERPIMQVFGNDYPTPDGTGVRDYIHVNDLASAHILAMEYLLQNNKNLTVNLGTGRGHSVLEVIRAAEEVTGKKVNYQIVDRRPGDPPELVASCDLAYELLGWKAQYSDLKTIFKSMMPVYLVE
- a CDS encoding sigma-70 family RNA polymerase sigma factor gives rise to the protein MVQKKKRADYELVKKAKAGDGRAYDQLMEMYHDAVFNIILRMVHNRQEAEDLTQETFIKAYNSINSFNEEYAFSTWLFKIATNHCIDFFRKRKLVTYSMDEPIKYKDDEIAHEYADSDPTVDKKMVDGEKSNIIKQAIEQLPDKYRMAIILRHHEEKSYEEIAEILNLPLGTVKARIFRAREMLKKILKDALF
- a CDS encoding NAD+ synthase, whose product is MDTELLKINTGVVSDILIRFLSEEIKKIGVKRGILGLSGGVDSSVVACLLARALGPENVYALIMPYRLSNPESRAHAEMLARQLKINYFVRDISPMVDAFFAEESEADQVRRGNKMARERMCLLYDYSAKYQALVIGTSNKTELLLGYGTIHGDLASAINPIGDLYKTHIWQLAEYLGVPREIIDKPPSADLWVGQTDEQELGYTYQEIDRLLYYMVDLRYSNEMLLELGYTPQTINDIYRRMQKSQFKRRPPVIAKVSYRTINQDYRYSRDWGF
- a CDS encoding DUF2905 domain-containing protein; this encodes MSAWQKILLYLGVLLIILSFVWPYLSKLPIGRLPGDIYIDKPNFKLYFPITTMLLLSVIVSFILWLFRK
- a CDS encoding saccharopine dehydrogenase C-terminal domain-containing protein, encoding MNNVLLLGAGMVSRPLVRYLLEKTNVNLKVASLEFGNVRQLIESHPRASLQKLDVNDRQALRQVISEADVVISLLPWIHHMKVANLCLELNKHLVTSSYVKPEMRALDAEVKKRGLIFLNEMGVDPGIDHMAAMKVINNVKNRGGKIISFYSYCGGLPAPQNNNNPLGYKFSWSPVGVMLAALSYGQYLKDGKVVKVASEQLFEHYWFLDVPGAGTFEAYVNRDALPYMELYGIQEAQSMFRGTLRNVGHCETWNYFKKLGLFNQEFKVDFAKTSVKQAIARLINSDGKNLTKDIANFLNIPEYSVTLKKLEWLGLLSDEKLPLGEASIFDMFAHILQHKLVYEEGEVDLLIQHHEFIAEYPDGKREKLTSTLVDTGIPHGDTSMARTVGLPAAIATRLIVEGKINLKGVHIPVLPDIYEPILAELEAMNIKLVERSTWL
- the recA gene encoding recombinase RecA, yielding MDNNQEKAKAIEIAVSQIERNFGKGAIMRLGDRVKIDVDVIPTGSVSLDAALGIGGVPRGRITEIYGPESSGKTTLALHIIAEAQKRGGLAAFVDAEHALDPGYAKKLGVDTINLLVSQPDNGEQALEIVETLVRSGALDVIVIDSVAALVPKAEIEGEMGDSHMGLQARLMSQALRKLTGTVSKSNTCVIFINQIREKLGVMFGNPETTTGGRALKFYTSIRLDIRRIATIKVGNEMVGNRTRVKVVKNKMAPPFREAEFDIMYDQGISKEGDVLDKAVEFRIVQKSGTWFSYNDLRLGQGRENVKAFLKENPEVFQEIEKQVRMKVGLEKDEAEADAQGKNVKQEK
- a CDS encoding regulatory protein RecX; this translates as MQITRIERASKSKPHYHLYADDALLMTVTEETLLHFRIHKGLTLSDALQEEIFAHDQLQRCLEQAYRYLSRRSHFRKELARKLTTKGYPPHVIEQALDYLDQKGYLNDHDLMFQFIHDAIRLKQYGPHLIKRKLFERGLDSEEIDAALESAYPPELQAATCQRLAIKKWKSLQGLEPSRGRQKLFAFLQQRGFNSENIQPVIENLFED
- a CDS encoding response regulator: MASILFVDDDTQTLILAKLFMEKEGFIVHGCGDTQKARKVLEKNKIDLIITDVGLPGENGLQFYDWLQTQEAYKNIPVLFVSAHAVGFDEHLTKHRDRFIAKPLFFPDLISRLKKELNL